A stretch of Caenibius tardaugens NBRC 16725 DNA encodes these proteins:
- a CDS encoding DUF1214 domain-containing protein produces MADTAGKQNGLSHVWRDFCAQLAEAGDVLDRPDAPDTAFDQAEGLRYLSRLTRTALNMLVDSGDPDFPRIFQLTDDKIKIGADNPDNIYQQAVVRGDREYRIWGTRGTVPYLSIGTKANRYAIDGTMTSTGEIEFADVALAPDGTFEIIVSAKQHPGNWLPMAEDTTFLIIRQTFDNKKTQIPAEMHIERIGQGPAVPALLTADAITQQLQGSAAWVRGTANTFADWSEWFKSQPNRIYDADQTVFYRGGGDPKIWYGHIYYDLAPGEALVLEVMPPKNCRMWNFQIDNWWMESLDHVHQKVWINNSQATYEADGSIVLVCADADPGFGNWIDLAGHRQGTGLWRWIEADDHPVPQCRIVKL; encoded by the coding sequence ATGGCCGATACAGCCGGTAAACAGAACGGACTTTCCCACGTATGGCGCGATTTTTGCGCCCAGTTGGCCGAAGCCGGGGACGTGCTCGACCGGCCCGATGCACCCGATACCGCGTTCGATCAGGCCGAAGGGCTGCGCTATCTCAGCCGGTTGACGCGCACCGCGCTCAACATGCTGGTCGATTCCGGCGATCCCGACTTCCCGCGGATTTTTCAGCTGACAGACGACAAGATCAAGATTGGCGCGGACAACCCCGATAACATCTATCAACAGGCCGTAGTGCGCGGTGACCGCGAATATCGCATCTGGGGCACACGCGGCACCGTTCCCTATCTCAGCATCGGGACCAAGGCGAACCGGTACGCCATCGACGGAACCATGACCTCCACCGGCGAGATCGAATTTGCCGATGTCGCACTGGCACCGGATGGTACGTTTGAAATCATCGTCAGCGCAAAACAGCATCCGGGCAACTGGTTGCCGATGGCCGAAGACACAACCTTCCTGATCATCCGCCAGACGTTCGACAACAAGAAAACGCAAATCCCGGCGGAGATGCATATCGAACGGATTGGCCAAGGCCCGGCTGTGCCCGCTCTGCTGACCGCCGATGCGATCACCCAGCAATTGCAGGGATCGGCCGCATGGGTGCGCGGTACCGCCAATACTTTCGCGGATTGGTCGGAATGGTTCAAGAGCCAACCCAACCGCATCTACGATGCGGATCAGACGGTGTTTTATCGCGGGGGCGGCGATCCCAAGATCTGGTATGGCCATATCTATTACGACCTCGCCCCGGGCGAAGCGCTGGTGCTCGAGGTCATGCCGCCGAAAAATTGCCGAATGTGGAATTTCCAGATCGACAACTGGTGGATGGAATCGCTCGACCACGTGCACCAGAAAGTGTGGATCAACAATTCGCAGGCCACATATGAAGCCGATGGGAGCATCGTGCTGGTCTGTGCCGATGCCGATCCCGGCTTTGGCAACTGGATCGACCTTGCGGGGCATCGCCAGGGAACCGGTCTGTGGCGCTGGATCGAGGCGGACGACCATCCCGTCCCGCAGTGCCGGATTGTGAAGCTGTAA
- a CDS encoding TonB-dependent receptor has protein sequence MRQIRTGLFLCAGMIALATPAFAQDGTAAPGASETTGVTDIIVTARKKAESLQNVPLSITGIGAEEIADRDISSIGNIDNLAPSVFIETAAGPTTSGVVANIRGIGGSDSTGVSDYPIAMYIDGVLMSRPNALLFDMVDLERIEVLRGPQGTLFGRNTTGGAINIFTKAPSDTFGLEEKLTIGSDNLLKSRTTINTGQWGDSGISAKLAYSHEEQDGYVKNTLKKNTADPGARNSESGFLAIHGDVSPSFSFDLRADVTSARNAPIWQQLTAINPLQYQYFSQSESLGGAPLIVDNNYRKRVTIADQPRGKQTIWGTSLTMEYEVSPALTLKSITGYRRFKESQAVNNDGQGELLGRLVNGSIGRVYMFDYPEPARARDRQFSTELQATGTISDFDYVVGLYYFDQKYGSITTQHFTSVVQMSPTDLRGANLVSLRDYETRARSYAAFTQVSWKPSAVDGLEITGGLRFTHDKKELSQANAFNGAALRPGFAKNSWDNLSWLGSVTYRFSPELLVYARVSTAYRAGGFDAGGGGNPNGYDPEKAVSYEAGLKTDLLDRRLRINLSGYITDYKDLQISQFTAGSNGGGTRTVNAGKVTFSGFEAEATAVLADFLTLDGSVGYVHPKYKTYLYRNPSDDKLINVADEVHLAHVSKWTARVGGAWDIAQWDSASLSLRVDYSYKSSAPTFPLDRVSPFNPYIRRSAQNELSARLTLKDVQLGEKLNLTIQAYGENILNEKRRISAVDFGALGFATRTWGPDRRFGLTVTAAY, from the coding sequence ATGAGGCAGATCAGGACAGGGCTGTTTTTGTGCGCGGGGATGATTGCCCTTGCCACACCGGCATTCGCGCAGGACGGCACCGCCGCCCCGGGTGCATCGGAAACAACAGGCGTCACCGATATTATCGTGACAGCACGCAAGAAGGCGGAAAGCCTGCAGAACGTGCCGCTGTCGATCACCGGGATCGGGGCCGAAGAAATCGCCGACCGCGATATCTCGTCAATTGGCAATATCGACAATCTCGCGCCATCGGTGTTCATAGAAACGGCCGCAGGCCCCACGACCAGCGGCGTTGTGGCGAACATTCGCGGCATCGGCGGTTCGGATTCGACCGGGGTCTCCGACTATCCGATCGCGATGTATATCGACGGCGTCCTGATGTCGCGGCCCAATGCGCTGCTGTTCGACATGGTCGATCTTGAACGCATCGAGGTGCTGCGCGGGCCGCAGGGCACCCTGTTCGGGCGCAACACCACGGGCGGCGCAATCAATATTTTCACCAAGGCTCCGTCCGATACCTTCGGACTGGAAGAGAAGCTGACCATCGGCAGCGACAACCTGCTGAAAAGCCGCACAACGATCAATACCGGGCAATGGGGCGACAGCGGGATCAGCGCAAAGCTGGCCTATTCGCATGAAGAACAGGACGGCTACGTCAAAAATACCTTGAAGAAGAACACCGCCGACCCCGGCGCCCGCAACAGCGAATCGGGTTTTCTGGCCATTCATGGCGATGTCAGCCCATCATTCAGCTTTGATCTGCGCGCCGATGTTACATCCGCTCGCAATGCGCCGATCTGGCAACAGCTCACAGCAATCAACCCGCTGCAATATCAATACTTTTCCCAGTCCGAATCGCTTGGTGGCGCCCCTCTGATCGTCGACAACAACTATCGCAAGCGCGTGACTATCGCCGATCAGCCGCGCGGCAAACAGACGATCTGGGGCACTTCGCTGACTATGGAATACGAAGTCAGCCCTGCCCTCACCCTGAAATCGATTACGGGTTATCGCCGGTTCAAGGAAAGCCAGGCGGTCAACAATGATGGCCAGGGCGAACTGCTCGGCAGACTGGTTAACGGGTCCATTGGACGGGTCTATATGTTCGATTACCCCGAACCGGCCCGGGCGCGCGATCGCCAGTTTTCCACCGAACTTCAGGCGACCGGCACCATCTCCGATTTCGACTATGTCGTCGGTCTCTACTACTTCGACCAGAAGTATGGCAGCATCACCACGCAACATTTTACAAGTGTCGTGCAGATGTCGCCCACCGATCTGCGTGGCGCCAATCTGGTCAGCCTGCGCGATTACGAAACGCGCGCCAGATCCTATGCCGCGTTTACCCAGGTTTCGTGGAAACCGTCGGCGGTCGACGGTCTTGAAATCACCGGCGGGTTGCGCTTCACGCATGACAAGAAGGAACTGTCGCAGGCCAATGCCTTCAACGGCGCGGCGTTGCGCCCTGGCTTCGCCAAAAACAGCTGGGACAATCTCAGCTGGCTGGGATCGGTTACCTATCGCTTCTCACCCGAACTGCTGGTCTATGCCCGTGTGTCCACGGCCTATCGTGCTGGCGGGTTCGACGCAGGCGGCGGGGGCAACCCCAACGGCTATGATCCGGAAAAGGCCGTATCCTACGAAGCGGGCCTGAAGACCGATCTGCTTGACCGGCGGCTGCGTATCAACCTGTCGGGTTACATCACCGATTACAAGGATCTGCAGATCAGCCAGTTCACCGCAGGCAGCAACGGCGGCGGAACGCGCACGGTCAATGCCGGCAAGGTCACGTTCTCCGGGTTCGAGGCCGAGGCGACAGCGGTTCTGGCCGATTTCCTGACGCTCGACGGTTCGGTTGGCTATGTCCATCCGAAGTACAAGACATACCTTTACCGCAATCCCAGCGACGACAAGCTGATCAATGTGGCGGATGAGGTGCATCTGGCGCACGTTTCGAAGTGGACAGCCCGTGTGGGCGGCGCCTGGGACATCGCCCAGTGGGACAGCGCCAGTCTGTCGCTGCGGGTGGACTATTCCTACAAGAGCAGCGCGCCCACTTTCCCGCTCGACCGGGTAAGCCCATTCAACCCTTATATCCGGCGTTCGGCCCAGAACGAACTGAGCGCGCGCCTGACGCTGAAGGATGTGCAACTGGGCGAAAAGCTGAACCTGACAATCCAGGCCTATGGCGAAAACATCCTGAACGAGAAGCGCCGGATCAGCGCCGTCGATTTCGGGGCACTGGGCTTCGCCACCCGGACATGGGGCCCGGACCGGCGGTTCGGACTGACCGTTACCGCAGCTTACTGA
- a CDS encoding 1-phosphofructokinase family hexose kinase encodes MPNIATLTLNPTIDTAYEVERVFPTHKMRTQKEQYDPGGGGINVARVFVRLGGNARCYYLSGGATGVALDGLLDLHRLVKTRIPIAGPTRVSASLYDRASGQEYRVVPAGPTVSPEEWQDCLDRLAEAQCDFLVASGSLAPGIPDDFYARLAANAAERGIRVVLDSSGEALRTGLNGGNIYLAKPSLGELRQLTGQPLDTEGAIADAAMALVETTGTELIAVTMGHEGALLASRDGTIRLPALPITAQSAVGAGDCFVAGMVYALATGRSRGEAFRHGIAAGSAAVLTPGTDLAHPADIARLLPQVGAI; translated from the coding sequence ATGCCGAATATTGCCACACTGACTCTCAATCCGACAATCGACACCGCCTACGAAGTCGAACGGGTTTTTCCGACCCACAAGATGCGCACGCAGAAAGAGCAATACGATCCCGGTGGCGGCGGTATCAACGTGGCCCGCGTCTTCGTGCGCCTGGGCGGAAACGCGCGATGTTACTATCTGTCCGGTGGGGCAACAGGTGTGGCGCTGGATGGCCTGCTCGATCTGCACAGGCTCGTCAAAACCCGTATTCCAATCGCAGGCCCCACCCGGGTCAGCGCGTCGCTCTATGACCGGGCAAGCGGGCAGGAATATCGTGTCGTGCCGGCAGGCCCCACAGTCAGCCCGGAAGAATGGCAGGACTGCCTCGATCGCCTGGCAGAGGCGCAATGCGATTTCCTTGTCGCCAGCGGCTCTCTGGCCCCCGGCATACCCGATGATTTCTATGCCCGGCTGGCCGCCAATGCCGCCGAACGCGGAATCAGAGTAGTGCTCGACAGTTCCGGCGAAGCGCTGCGTACAGGCCTGAACGGGGGCAACATCTACCTCGCCAAGCCAAGTCTCGGTGAACTGCGCCAATTAACCGGGCAGCCACTCGACACGGAAGGGGCGATTGCCGATGCAGCGATGGCGCTGGTGGAGACAACCGGAACCGAACTGATCGCCGTGACCATGGGCCACGAAGGGGCACTTCTGGCCAGCCGTGACGGCACCATCCGCCTGCCAGCCCTGCCCATCACGGCGCAGAGCGCGGTCGGCGCTGGTGACTGCTTTGTCGCGGGTATGGTCTATGCGCTGGCTACCGGGCGTTCGCGGGGAGAGGCGTTTCGACACGGTATCGCTGCGGGCTCTGCCGCAGTGCTCACTCCGGGAACCGATCTTGCCCATCCTGCCGATATCGCGCGCCTGCTGCCCCAGGTCGGGGCCATCTAA
- a CDS encoding murein L,D-transpeptidase catalytic domain family protein — MNINRRRFIGAFVAGSAAVLSPRAFAQVKSADRPDLLPQAMAALDTHGFRIANRNLVGLVDFSAPSRDARFHLVDIANGRVSTSFLVAHGSGSDPGNSGWVQRFSNRPGSNASSHGSYMTGNSYYGQHGRSRRLEGLDADNSNAWQRAIVIHGADYVSGQLAETQGRVGRSQGCFAVSRRDIGDVLDRLGSGYLLYAAK; from the coding sequence ATGAATATCAATCGGCGCCGTTTTATCGGCGCTTTTGTTGCCGGTTCAGCGGCGGTGTTATCGCCGCGTGCCTTTGCTCAGGTGAAGTCTGCCGATCGCCCTGATCTGCTTCCGCAGGCTATGGCCGCACTGGATACGCACGGGTTTCGTATCGCCAATCGCAATCTGGTGGGTCTGGTGGATTTTTCCGCCCCTTCGCGCGATGCGCGGTTTCATCTGGTGGATATCGCCAATGGGCGGGTGTCGACGTCGTTCCTGGTTGCGCATGGCAGCGGTTCGGATCCGGGCAACAGCGGGTGGGTACAGCGGTTTTCCAATCGTCCTGGCTCCAACGCCTCGTCCCATGGCAGCTACATGACCGGCAATTCCTATTACGGGCAACATGGCCGTTCGCGCCGGCTCGAAGGGCTTGATGCGGATAACAGCAATGCGTGGCAGCGGGCGATTGTGATTCACGGCGCGGACTATGTCAGTGGCCAGCTTGCCGAAACGCAGGGGCGGGTAGGGCGCAGCCAGGGCTGTTTTGCGGTGAGCCGCAGGGATATCGGTGATGTGCTGGACCGTCTGGGATCGGGATACCTACTCTACGCGGCCAAATAA
- a CDS encoding alkaline phosphatase family protein, translating to MACVDRTDVWSASCVSWRDNGYSKCDSWADEGSNECSEWKDEGYNQCDREEDRGYKNCCDWWPCSWVCKAWTWVSHIVCVAWHWVANVVCQAWYWVAKWVCKAWYWVANIVCQVWVFIVKAICLVWSWIAKLVCVAWDGVRCFFNGIFRSPRRNRSPVKHVFVLIMENRSFDHMLGHSSIRGPEAGIGDGISDPGIERPVNGVFDANGMNKGFSNDFEDGGSTTTIAFDREAKFKLDDPPDYDPPHEFSNAILALFGTSYKRDSNGMSDLDPPTNCGFLTNYARGNDKGKPQNLEQAMRGYSEERTPVLHALAREFALLDRWHSSLPGPTWPNRFFAHAASSGGLDDSPSLGSEIGNIAFDGYTFANGTIFDKLEDSCLEWRVFAGDHFPVTLALSGMTIADIQGRISDYDDFEEAIADEDYSPAYTFIEPDYGAIWSDFHCGNSQHPMDDVTRGEHLIKSVYETLRKSPHWKDSLLLATYDEHGGFFDHAPPPKAPPPGDGIADEDNNHNDFAFDWLGVRVPAIAISPLIERNLLDGSIYEHSSIPRTVEDIFGLSNLTERDKWANGLTHLITRATARDDTPERLPEPANSGYSCGLFWDGDQDVASSESSSEALTKGRDGRRIDHTVEPQSTTVGFLQIALLRALTTARGRDHARIRREYAMIRTEGGARHFMAKTVRMIIPQERINSGRSPLARFFLLPPKQHWIPTPLSQYRDAGIGPGPMPVPSKI from the coding sequence ATGGCCTGTGTCGATAGAACCGACGTCTGGTCGGCTAGCTGCGTGTCTTGGCGCGATAATGGTTATTCCAAATGCGACAGTTGGGCGGACGAAGGTAGCAACGAATGCTCCGAATGGAAGGACGAAGGCTACAATCAGTGCGATCGAGAAGAGGATCGCGGTTATAAGAACTGTTGCGATTGGTGGCCATGCAGTTGGGTCTGCAAAGCCTGGACATGGGTCTCTCATATTGTCTGCGTCGCCTGGCATTGGGTCGCTAACGTGGTTTGTCAGGCGTGGTACTGGGTGGCGAAATGGGTGTGCAAGGCTTGGTATTGGGTGGCCAATATCGTTTGTCAGGTGTGGGTTTTTATTGTGAAGGCCATATGCTTGGTCTGGTCGTGGATCGCCAAACTGGTTTGCGTGGCCTGGGATGGTGTGCGCTGTTTCTTCAACGGCATCTTCCGATCGCCGAGGCGGAATCGAAGCCCTGTCAAGCACGTCTTCGTTCTAATAATGGAGAATCGTTCCTTCGATCATATGCTCGGCCATTCCAGCATTCGCGGGCCGGAGGCGGGAATTGGTGATGGCATCTCCGATCCCGGGATCGAGCGACCGGTCAATGGCGTGTTCGATGCCAATGGCATGAACAAAGGCTTTTCCAACGACTTTGAGGATGGCGGGTCGACCACGACAATCGCCTTCGATCGTGAAGCAAAGTTCAAACTGGATGACCCGCCAGACTATGATCCGCCGCACGAATTTTCGAACGCAATTCTCGCACTGTTTGGAACTAGCTATAAGCGCGATTCCAACGGCATGAGTGACCTTGATCCGCCCACCAACTGTGGTTTTCTTACCAATTATGCTCGAGGCAACGACAAAGGCAAACCTCAGAACCTAGAGCAGGCAATGCGTGGTTATTCCGAAGAGAGGACGCCAGTGTTGCATGCGCTGGCTCGAGAGTTCGCGTTGCTGGATCGTTGGCATTCCTCCCTTCCGGGCCCAACTTGGCCCAATCGGTTCTTCGCTCATGCGGCCAGTTCGGGCGGGCTCGATGACAGCCCCTCGTTAGGATCTGAGATCGGCAACATCGCCTTTGATGGCTATACATTTGCCAACGGCACCATCTTTGACAAACTTGAAGATTCTTGTCTCGAGTGGCGCGTCTTCGCAGGCGATCACTTTCCGGTCACCTTGGCGTTGAGCGGCATGACCATTGCCGATATCCAAGGGCGGATAAGCGATTATGATGATTTTGAGGAGGCGATTGCCGACGAAGATTATTCGCCCGCCTACACATTCATCGAACCTGATTACGGTGCCATATGGAGCGACTTCCATTGCGGCAATTCGCAACATCCAATGGACGATGTTACGAGAGGCGAGCATCTCATCAAATCAGTCTATGAAACGCTCCGTAAATCGCCTCATTGGAAGGATAGTCTGCTTCTTGCCACATATGACGAGCATGGCGGCTTCTTCGACCATGCTCCGCCGCCAAAAGCGCCCCCCCCTGGCGATGGGATTGCGGACGAAGACAACAACCACAATGATTTTGCCTTCGATTGGCTTGGCGTTCGCGTGCCTGCCATCGCCATCTCTCCCTTGATCGAGCGCAATCTTTTAGACGGCTCGATTTACGAACACAGCTCTATTCCGCGAACTGTCGAAGACATTTTCGGTCTGTCCAACCTTACGGAACGGGATAAGTGGGCAAACGGTCTCACGCATTTGATAACAAGAGCCACCGCGCGCGATGACACGCCAGAGCGCCTGCCGGAGCCTGCAAACTCGGGTTATAGCTGCGGCTTGTTCTGGGATGGCGACCAGGACGTCGCCAGTTCGGAAAGTAGCAGCGAGGCGCTGACAAAAGGCAGGGATGGACGACGGATCGACCATACCGTTGAGCCACAGTCGACGACAGTGGGTTTCTTGCAGATCGCATTGCTGCGGGCGTTGACCACCGCCAGAGGACGCGATCATGCACGCATCCGGCGCGAATATGCTATGATCAGGACTGAGGGCGGTGCACGTCATTTTATGGCCAAAACGGTGCGCATGATCATCCCGCAGGAACGCATCAATTCAGGTCGATCGCCTCTTGCACGCTTCTTTCTTTTGCCGCCCAAGCAACACTGGATTCCAACCCCACTTTCGCAATATCGCGATGCTGGAATTGGGCCGGGTCCGATGCCAGTGCCTTCAAAGATTTGA
- a CDS encoding NADP-dependent oxidoreductase, translating into MVDAKRWYFRERPTGKVDAGTFDYRDEILAAPSDGEFLLKTLYLSLDATNRVWISDWDMYMEPVHIGEPMRGFVFGEVIASRNPLFPVGAYAAGLHSWSSHIVTDSTNFDIFPALDGIDLATAFAVLSVAGPTAHIGLFHIGELKAGDTVVVSGAAGAVGTLVGQIARLAGARVIGIAGGPKKCAMLRDSFGFDAAIDYRTEDVCQRLGQLCPDGIDLCFENVGGAILDASLANMKDFGRVVICGLIASYNSSEPVPGPYMFRNLIMRRLTVRGFVVLDHQELMPAAISDLTTWLREGKLRMLLHMVEGLESAPEALNLLYSGGNIGKLLVKL; encoded by the coding sequence ATGGTTGATGCAAAGCGATGGTATTTTCGCGAACGCCCGACCGGCAAGGTCGACGCCGGCACATTTGATTATCGCGATGAGATTTTGGCCGCGCCCTCCGATGGGGAATTCCTGCTCAAGACCCTCTACCTCTCGCTCGACGCGACCAATCGCGTCTGGATCAGCGACTGGGACATGTATATGGAGCCGGTCCATATCGGAGAACCGATGCGCGGCTTCGTCTTCGGCGAAGTCATCGCCAGCCGGAACCCCTTGTTTCCCGTAGGGGCCTATGCAGCGGGCCTCCATAGCTGGTCGTCTCACATCGTCACCGATAGCACCAATTTCGATATATTCCCGGCGTTGGACGGCATCGATCTTGCGACAGCCTTCGCGGTTCTGAGCGTAGCGGGACCCACCGCGCATATCGGCCTTTTCCATATTGGCGAACTTAAGGCGGGCGATACGGTCGTGGTGAGCGGCGCTGCTGGTGCAGTCGGAACCTTGGTCGGGCAGATCGCGCGTCTCGCCGGTGCCCGGGTTATCGGCATCGCCGGAGGACCTAAAAAATGCGCGATGCTGCGCGATTCGTTCGGCTTCGATGCCGCGATTGACTATCGAACCGAGGATGTATGCCAAAGGCTCGGCCAACTTTGCCCCGATGGTATCGACCTCTGTTTTGAAAATGTCGGGGGCGCGATACTCGACGCATCGCTGGCAAATATGAAAGATTTCGGGCGCGTCGTGATCTGCGGCCTGATCGCAAGCTATAACAGCAGCGAGCCCGTCCCCGGACCCTATATGTTTCGCAACCTCATCATGCGCCGACTGACAGTTCGCGGCTTCGTCGTCCTTGACCATCAGGAACTGATGCCTGCCGCGATCAGCGATCTCACGACCTGGCTACGCGAGGGAAAACTGCGGATGCTGCTGCACATGGTCGAAGGATTGGAAAGTGCACCCGAGGCGCTAAATCTGCTCTACAGTGGCGGAAACATCGGAAAGCTGCTCGTAAAGCTCTGA
- a CDS encoding thiolase C-terminal domain-containing protein: protein MPPVVVAGTGMTPFVTPANSPDYVAMAGAAIAEALADAGVGYDSIDQAFAGYVYGDSTSGQAALYPSGLTGIPIFNVNNNCATGSSALALARTAIMSGDAECVLAIGFEQMRRGALAAQWGDRTDPLAGFLDVIDARFGPSEAPMAIRLFGGAGLDYQRRYGAQDSTFAMISVKARRHAAENPLAVFRDPLTVEQVLASQPLYGPLTRLQCCPPTCGAAAVVLCSERFAKAHGVDQSVIVASQAVTTDRQSSFDGADLGATVGAEMSHRAASAVYAAAGVDPADLDVVELHDCFTANELLSYEALALTPPGTAEAFILDGDNSYGGRIVVNPSGGLLAKGHPLGATGLAQAHELVGQLRGRAGRRQVEGARLALAHNIGLGGACVVTLYENRDGAVR, encoded by the coding sequence ATGCCGCCAGTCGTCGTCGCAGGCACCGGAATGACGCCTTTCGTCACACCGGCCAATTCACCGGATTATGTGGCCATGGCCGGTGCGGCCATTGCGGAGGCGCTGGCCGACGCCGGAGTCGGTTATGATTCGATCGATCAGGCATTCGCGGGATATGTTTACGGTGACAGCACCTCCGGACAGGCCGCCCTCTATCCTTCGGGATTGACGGGAATCCCGATTTTCAACGTCAATAACAATTGCGCGACCGGCTCAAGCGCGCTCGCGCTTGCGCGGACCGCGATCATGAGCGGGGACGCCGAATGTGTTCTCGCTATCGGTTTCGAACAAATGCGGCGCGGCGCGCTCGCAGCGCAATGGGGCGACCGCACAGACCCGCTCGCGGGCTTTCTCGATGTCATCGACGCGCGCTTCGGTCCGTCGGAGGCGCCGATGGCGATCCGTCTTTTTGGGGGTGCAGGGCTGGATTATCAGCGGCGCTACGGAGCGCAGGATTCAACCTTCGCGATGATCAGCGTCAAAGCCCGGCGGCACGCAGCGGAAAATCCACTTGCGGTGTTTCGAGATCCGCTCACCGTCGAACAGGTGCTGGCCTCGCAGCCACTTTATGGCCCGCTCACCCGCCTTCAATGCTGTCCCCCAACCTGCGGTGCGGCCGCGGTGGTGCTATGTTCGGAACGATTTGCGAAAGCCCATGGTGTCGATCAATCAGTGATCGTGGCATCTCAGGCGGTTACCACAGATCGTCAGTCGAGCTTCGATGGCGCGGATCTCGGCGCGACAGTCGGAGCCGAGATGTCGCACAGGGCTGCCAGCGCGGTTTATGCCGCAGCCGGTGTCGACCCCGCCGATCTCGATGTCGTCGAGTTGCATGACTGTTTTACCGCCAACGAACTGCTCAGCTACGAGGCACTCGCCCTCACACCCCCAGGAACCGCGGAAGCGTTCATTCTCGACGGTGACAACAGCTATGGTGGCCGGATCGTGGTCAATCCGTCCGGCGGCCTGCTCGCAAAGGGCCATCCGCTGGGCGCGACAGGTCTCGCACAGGCGCATGAACTCGTCGGCCAGTTGCGCGGCCGCGCCGGACGCAGGCAAGTGGAGGGCGCGCGCCTTGCTCTTGCGCACAATATCGGACTCGGCGGCGCCTGTGTCGTGACACTATATGAAAATCGCGATGGCGCGGTGCGCTAA